The Porites lutea chromosome 4, jaPorLute2.1, whole genome shotgun sequence genome contains a region encoding:
- the LOC140933356 gene encoding GFP-like fluorescent chromoprotein cFP484, translating to MTTPSVKKEMKIKLHMDGEVNGHKFTIEGNGQGMPYDGTQTINLKVTSGGPLPFAYDILTNAFQYGNRAFTQYPPDIPDYFKQTFPDGYSWERTMEFEDGAKCEVKSVISLDKEDKGCFVYKIHFTGKDFPTNGPVMQKKVLKWEPSTEMMYMRGGELKGDVTMALLLEDGNHCRSNFKSSYKAKKPAGIQLPKYHFIDHRIEILEQKNNFNEVKLYEKASARYSPFPAVVPQ from the exons TG ACTACACCAAgcgtaaaaaaagaaatgaagatAAAGCTTCATATGGACGGTGAAGTTAACGGGCATAAGTTCACGATTGAAGGAAACGGACAGGGAATGCCTTACGA tggAACACAAACTATAAATCTCAAAGTTACAAGTGGCGGACCTCTTCCTTTCGCCTACGATATTCTAACAAACGCGTTCCAGTACGGCAACAGGGCATTTACCCAATACCCACCAGACATACCAGACTATTTCAAGCAGACTTTTCCTGACGGGTATTCCTGGGAAAGAACCATGGAATTTGAAGACGGGGCCAAATGTGAAGTTAAAAGCGTCATCAG CTTGGACAAAGAGGACAAGGGCTGTTTTGTTTATAAGATTCACTTCACTGGGAAAGACTTTCCAACTAATGGTCCAGTTATGCAGAAGAAAGTTTTGAAATGGGAGCCATCCACTGAGATGATGTACATGAGGGGTGGGGAACTGAAGGGTGATGTTACCATGGCCCTGTTGCTTGAAGATGGTAACCATTGCCGATCTAACTTCAAAAGCAGTTACAA agCTAAGAAGCCTGCAGGTATACAGTTGCCGAAATATCACTTTATAGACCACCGCATTGAGATTTTGgagcaaaaaaataatttcaacgaGGTGAAACTGTATGAGAAGGCTTCTGCTCGGTATTCTCCTTTTCCAGCTGTGGTCCCCCAATAA
- the LOC140932985 gene encoding uncharacterized protein produces MGMLNTYRNASENSKAEIPGAAYLSKIECFIEDHYFRRELFFEFCRDACNKQSDASSTLCSWCTNNRWVGPVTERIPQPVPDKQNPGHFMDVYETPTTGRAPDDYQPRKCLKDLYEQNAISAGNPNTIAAFCATYSVEEKHVIEYLGHLNDINIRKDIRTREAKEKKRLEEELTYKDYQWGILIENGKVEKLKVRQLDLYLKEHGLTTVGIKLDKIKAIRYHYYRQRSPGNGNELSSSEEESEESDTELDDDEDSEDDLVIADLDEQSTVRMPVLTFVPDDQIAEVTVQANTG; encoded by the exons ATGGGGATG ttaAATACGTACCGAAATGCTTCAGAAAACAGTAAGGCCGAAATACCCGGTGCGGCATATCTTAGTAAAATAGAGTGTTTTATTGAGGACCACTACTTCCGAAGAGagctcttttttgaattttgtcggGATGCCTGCAATAAGCAAAGCGATGCAAGCTCCACACTCTGTTCCTGGTGTACCAACAACAGATGGGTGGGACCAGTAACAGAAAGAATCCCTCAGCCTGTGCCAGACAAGCAAAATCCCGGGCACTTTATGGATGTGTACGAAACGCCGACAACAGGTCGTGCTCCAGACGATTATCAACCGAGGAAATGTCTGAAGGACTTGTACGAACAAAACGCCATCTCTGCGGGCAATCCAAATACCATCGCTGCTTTCTGTGCAACCTATAGTGTCGAGGAAAAGCATGTCATTGAATACCTAGGCCATCTAAATGATATCAACATCAGGAAGGATATTAGAACAAGAGaggctaaggagaaaaaaaggttagaagaGGAACTAACATACAAGGACTACCAGTGGGGCATACTTATTGAGAATGGCAAAGTTGAAAAGCTGAAGGTGAGACAGCTCGACCTGTACCTTAAGGAACATGGCCTGACCACTGTTGGTATAAAGCTGGACAAGATAAAGGCAATTCGCTACCATTACTATCGACAGAGAAGTCCAGGCAACGGGAATGAGTTGTCCAGCAGTGAGGAAGAGAGTGAAGAATCAGATACGGAGttagatgatgacgaggatagcgaagatgatcttgtcattgctgatctcgatgaacagtcaactgttcgtatgccagttttaacttttgtaccagatgaccaaatagctgaagttactgtacaagcaaacactggatga